Below is a window of Humulus lupulus chromosome 2, drHumLupu1.1, whole genome shotgun sequence DNA.
TACTTTGACCAACAATTAATATTGTGACCTATATATATTTGGAAAGGAACATGTATAATAcaataaattaaaagaaattaGAGGATATGATCAAAGAAAAAGATGGGTCAGTTTCACTAAACTCTCCCACGCTCGTCAAAAAATGCACTCTCCACTCTTTAATTAGGAATTTTCAAACTCTTGttttgaataggatttgtatgaactatatatatataatatgcttcgtattaaaatattaatttgttaTATTTAGGGCCGGCCCTAAACTAAGGTGGGCTAGACTCACGCCTAAAGCTCCTTTAGCCCacgaattttttaaaattcttttaaaaaataccataaatatttgaaaattttcatacAAAAAGAACCCTAATCTTTAATATTTCTTAAGTCTAATCCTATTCAGGGTCGGCCCTAATTatatcatatataataattatgtaaacaaaaaaaaaagttgtatttTAATATCACGTTTCAATTTATATTTGAATTGTTTTGTTGTTTCGATAAATCCATATGGCAAAATACAAGAAAGTTAAGCTATTTGGAGCTCCATTACTAACATGCTTAACCAAGATTTTAATTAAACCACTAGTAGTGGTTGCACGATGATAAGAGGATAAACCTACTATGACTTTTTGATTGGTCGGCCATCCAAGAATTGATCTCCGCCTGGTGTTGTGGTTAAAAAATTATCTCTTAAGTTGATGATCTCCGATGCTGGTTAATTCATTTTAAGAATGAGCATGTTGTTCTTCAATTCTTCCCGTGGCCCTAGTTGATCCCTATTCGTTGGCACTGAGTCAGGGGTGTGACACTACTGATCCCTAATTCTGAGAAAAAAAATCTTAATTAATAACCAAACCTTTATGAAAGAGAACGAAATTACTTTGGTGATACATGTGCAAAGAAAGAagggattttttcataaatatggttttttagccattaatatgcaaaaatatggtaattaaactTTTCTTAGTTTATATGgacaattttaattaaaaaaatagattatgggaaaaaaatatggcataataatgattcttttacaaaaatatggaaaaataatCCCATAAAAGGGAATACAAgttttaaaaagccataaaataatacttgtaaaaaaaaaaccatatttttaaaaactttattaaaaacccatataaaatgtaattttcacaAGAAAGAATCAAATTGTTCAAAATCCGCTCAAAGCAGGATTTGGACTTAGGTGGGTCAGAGTTGGGCCCAAGTCAAAAGAGTCTAAGTTTtagatgattattattattatttctatacAAAAGAGctcaaaatttagaaaaataccaatttatatgtaattattataaaaaatatcaaattttgtGTTGGTCCTATATTGTCACAGTTTTTCAGCCtcacaattttaattaatgtcACTTTTACTATCCAACACCATAAGTATTCAACATTATATTTTGAGAATTTACAATAGGCACTAGGTGAATGCCaagttttaaatttaataatttaataagGGTAGGACGAAATAGCAACACTCTTATATTTTGGACCCAAACGAATTCATCAGATATATAGAGCCAGAGAGGCAACTCAGGCATACATATTCGACACATTAAAAAACAATCCTTACAAATAAATACACTTATGCAACATTCATCAGAACCTCATCGACACATGCAACGACACAAAGCATTATGTGTTAACAATCAAGAGCTCTCACGCCATGCAAATAGTACAAAAACATCATCAACCCTTCGCCACGTCCAAGATTCCAATCCCATTTGCCCTTCTATAAAACCCACTCACCACTGCCTTAGTTCTTCATCACCACAAGATCGATCGAGTAAAAGCAAAACACACCGAGAGCTCTCCAGTAGCCATGGCCAGCTCTACTTCCTTGCTATGTTTCGCCCTCTTCTCCCTACTTCTCTCCCACGTTTGCTTTGCTCAGATCGAGCAAATGCCGCAGCGCAGCCAGCGCGGCCAGCAGAGGCAGCAGCGCCGGTGGCAGTCACAGTGCCAATTCCAACGCCTCAACGCCCGCCAGCCCAACCGCAGAGTCGAGTGCGAAGCTGGTGTCAGCGAGTACTGGGACATCCAAAACTCCGAGAACGATAACGCCGATGAGCTCCAATGCGCTGGAGTCGAGACTGCCCGCCACACCATTCAGCGCAGAGGCCTCTTGTTGCCTTCTTTCTTGAACGCACCAGTGATGTTCTACGTTATTCAAGGCATAATGTTTTGCTAACTTGTTCatatatatgaattatatatatatgcactttcataataataataataattatgattCATATGCAGGTAGAGGTATCCATGGAGCTGTGATCCCAGGTTGCCCAGAGACATTCGAAAGAGGAACTTCAGCGTCGTCCAGAGGATATACATCTCAGGGATCAGACGAGCAACACCAGAAGGTTCGTGAAATCAGAGAAGGTGATATCGTTGCCTTGCCTGCCGGAGTGGCTGATTGGGTCTACAACAACGGCGACTCTCCTCTTGTTTTGATTGCCTTCGTCGATGTCGGCAACCAAGCCAACCAGCTCGACCAATTCTCTAGAGTAATATATTCTACTATAACATCACTTTTGATCAgtgttttttcttcttcatataaatTAGTAATGTTAGCTCTTCGAAATTAATTTCAGAGGTTCCACCTAGCTGGAAACCCACACAGGGAACAAAAGACCGAACAAGAGGCTCGTCTCCGGAGCCAAAGCCGAAGCCAGCAAAGGAGGCAGGAGGAGCAGAACCCCAACGGCAACATCTTCAGCGGCTTCGACACAAGAATCTTGGCCGAGTCATTCAACATCGACACCGAGTTGGCTAACAAGCTCCAGAACAGAGACGACATGAGGGAGAGAATCGTCCGAGTCAGGGAGGACCTCCACATCATAGCTCCTTCCAGAATCCAAGAAGAGGAGCGACGCCGCTACGGTCGATCCGAGGACTACAACGGCTTAGAAGAAACCTTCTGCACGCTGAGGTTGAGGGAGAACATCGACCGTCCCTCTCAGGCCGATATCTTCAACCCACGCGGCGGCCGCCTGACCACCCTCAACAGCTACAACCTCCCCATCCTCCGCTCCCTCCAGCTGACCGCCGAGAGAGGAGTGCTCTACAAGAACGGCATGATGGCGCCGCACTTCAACCTCAACAGCCACAGCGTCGTCTACGTGACACGTGGCAGCGCCAGAGTCCAGGTGGCGGACGACAACGGCCGCAGCGTGTACGACGGGGAGGTGAGAGAGGGCCAGGTGTTCGTGGTGCCCCAGAACTACGCGGTGGTGAAGAAGGCGAGCAGCCAAGGGTTCGAGTGGATTGCAGTGAAGACAAACAACAACGCCATGAGAAACCCTCTGGCCGGAAAGGTGTCGGCCATGAGAGCTATGCCGGACGATGTTCTGGCGAATGCTTTCCGCATATCGAGAGAGCAAGCAAGGAGGTTGAAGTATGGCCGGGATGAGATCTCCGTCTTCAGCCCTTCTTCTCAGCAGAGCCGCTGGGAGTAAATTAGCGTTGTTAGCTAGTTATAATATGAAGTCCGTACGTATACGTACGTAACGTAAACGTACGtagttttttcttttaaaaaaaatttaagtttgTAAGGAATAATAAAGTGGTGTCACATGGTTTGGTATAGTGTGGTGCTTTAGTGTACTAGTAGCCCGGTTTGGGGTTGCATTTGCGAGAGATATGTAAAAGTTTATTCGTAAAATTTAGAAGAAACATTTCTAATATGAGAGGTAATTAAAAATGGCACTTATATATAATATACCACATGAGCAAATCAGCTTCTAATTTATCAATAAAGGTTATGCACAGTttgaaaaagataaaaagaaataaaaggcTGAAAAGAAAATGTCATTTGCCCTGCTCACTCGAAAAAGGAGCAGTATATATTGTATTTATGTTACAATGAGGAAAACTCTAGAATATAGAGTACAGACAAAATAAAGGAATATTTTTGTAACAGAAAGGTTTGTTTGTTTTGTGGTGCCATTAGTGGTCCAAACGGTTGGATTGTTGATTTGGTGTAAATGGCAATTCACCACCTTCCTCAACTCGCCCCCTCAAGCTGATATGGGGAGTTGACACCACAGGCAGCTCTTGTCCTTGAGAAATGTATGCTGTGATATTGAGAGGGCCTTGGTCAGTATATCAGCGTTTTGATGATCTGTTGGAATGTATCTGATTTCTAATTCTTTGTTTTCAACTTTGTCCCTCACGAACATCCAACTCTATGTGCTTGGTTCTGGCATGAAAAACAAGATTGTTAGCTAACTGTTTTGCCCCTAAATTGTCATACCAGATAATAGGCACTCCTTGAGTCTTGACTCCAACTTCGGTGCATAAAGATTGAAACCAAGCAATTTCAGTTGCGCTTTGTGCTAGAGCACGATATTCGACTTCTGTACTTGATCTTGCAATTGCCTTTTGTTTTTTTGAACACCAAGAAATCAAATTTCCTCCAAGATAGACTGCATACCCAGTTGTGGATCTGCGGTCATCAAGAGACCCTGCCCAATCTGAGTCACAAAATACTTCCAGACTTAATGTTTGAGCTGGTTTGAATACTAACCCATGGCCGATGGTCCTCTTAATATATCTTAAGATTCTTTTGCAAGCAGAGACCAATGATTTTGAGTAGGGGCATGCATAAATTGGCTTAGTTTATTGACTGAAAAGGAAATATCAGGCCTGCTTAGAGTAAGATATTGAAGACCTCCAATAACACTTCGAAATAGAGTGGTGTTTTCAAATGGGTCGCTGTCTTGAAGAGATAGTTTTGCCCCTTGGCACATTGGTGTAGGAGCTGGTTTGCAATCTGTCATGTTGATTCGTCTAAGTAGATCCAGTGTGTATTTGGTTTGAGATAGATGTAACTCTTGTTGCCCACTCATTATCTCAAAACCAAGAAAGTAGGTGACAGATCCAAGGCTTTTGAGAGCAAATTTATCATGGAGAGCAGCAATAACTTTCATAACTTCATATTGATAACTACCAGTCAAGAGAATGTCATCGACATAGACAAACAAATATAAGACAGCAGAACCATGCTTGTAAATGAACAAGGAGGAGTCGGCAGTAGAGTTCTTAAAGCCAAGAGTGAACAAGGTGTTGCGAAGAGTGCCAAACCAAGCGCGAGAGGCCTGTTTTAAGCCATATAAGGCACGATTCAGCTTGCAAACAGCCTGTGGTTGGTTAGGATCCACAAAGCCAGCACGTTGCTGCATGTATACCAGCTTAGAAAGAGTGTCATTGAGAAAGACGTTGTTGATGTCGACATGTTGAATGTCCCAATTGTTAGTAACAGCAAGAGTGAGGATGAATCGAATGGAAGATGGTTCAACGACAGGGGTATATGTCTCAAAAAAATCAATGCCAGGCACTTGTTGAAAGCCTTTCGTGACAAGACGCGCTTTGTAGCGCTGAACAGAGCCGTCGGCATTATGCTTGATGCGAAAAACCCATTTGTTGGCAACAATGTTCATGTCTGAAGTGGCAGGGACAAGAGACCAGGTGTTATATTTCATGAGAGCTTGATATTCAGAGGCCATTGCATCACGCCACTTCGGAATGGTGAGAGCTTGAGCGGTGGAAGTGGATTCAATATCATTAGTTAATACAGAAGACAAGAGAGATGAGTAGGTATGTATTTTTGGCTTGTAAATACCATATTTGGACCTAGTGATCATGGGGTGTAGGGAGGGACGGGTTGTGGACTGATGAGTGGAAATAGGAAGGTCAACAACGAGAGGAAGGGTCGTGGGACATGAAATTGTAAGTGGAGAAGGAGATGAAAGGATAGGAGTACTGGTGGAGCTAGTGGGGGAAATGGGAGAATAAGGCTGAAGAGAGGAATGAGACTTACTGGAAGAACCCGATGAAGGAGGTGCTGCTGCAGGGGCAAAAGCATGAGAACCTGGAGAAGACTGAGGAAAGGTGGAGGAGAACGGAACTTCAACAGGAACGTTGAACCATTGAGCAGAGTTGGTAGGTGGGGTGGACGACGAAGATGAACGAAGAAAGTGACCTGTAGAGAAGGGAAACTCAGTCTCATGAAACACCACACTTTGAGCAATGTAGACATGATTATTAGAACTTAGACACAGATATCCTTTGTGGTTGGGGCTGTACCCGATGAAAACACAGGGACGGGAGTGAAAATCTAGCTTATGAGTGTTATATGCACAGATATGAGGGAAGCAAAGGGAGCCAAAAACTTTCAAGTTGGAGTAATCAGGTGGTGACTGAAACAGAGACTCAAAAGGAGACTTGTGATCAAGAGTTGGAGTAGGAAGTAAGTTGATAAGATAAGTGGCTGTGCAGAAAGCTTCCCACCAGAAGGTGGTGGGCATATGAGCTTGGGAGAGAGTGAGACCCATTTCGACTATATGACGATGTTTGCGTTCAGCAGTGCCATTTTGGGGGTGATCATGAGGACATGGATGACGAAAATGAATGCCGATACTATGGAAGAAAGGAGCGAGACTGCGATATTCACCACCCCAGTCGGATTGAACAGATTTGATTTTTTTGTCAAATTTTCTTTCAACTAATTTTTGAAAGCTTAGAAAAATGGATTTTACTTTGGACTTGAGTCGCATGGGAAAAATCCAAGTGAACTTGGTGTGATGATCAAGAAAATGGACATAATAACGAAAGCCATCACGGGAAGGGAGAGGGGAAGGACCCCAAACATCAGTGAGTATTAGTTCTAATATAGAAGAAGTGTGATGTGTGGAGGTACCATAATGAAGGTAATGAGATTTGCCAATGGAACAAGCAGTGCAATAGTCACGAAAAACTGAAATATTTTGTTTAGCATTCATTGAAACTGTTTTCATTACATTGAGAGAAGGGTGACCTAGGTGCATGTGCCATAGGAAGCTTGGACTGACTCTAGGACTAACATGAGAAACAAGACTAAACTTAGGTGAGACACAAGACAGAAAAGTAGCAGCTGGAAAGACAGAAGCTTGGGAAGTCTGTGGAGAAGAGTTGGATGAAAACTGAAGATGGAAACAGTAGAGCCCTTCATGCATTTTCCCCTGAAGGAGCACCTTCTTCGAACTGAGGTCCTTGACAAAACAACAGTCGGAAAAAAAATCAATGTAAGCATTATTGTCATAAAGTAGCTGATGAACACTGATCAAATTTTTCGTGATTTTAGGAACAACAAGGATATTGGTGAGGGAAAGGGAGCCCAAATTATTAACTAATATGGAACCAACATGAGTGATAGGAAGAGACTCACCATTTCCAATAATGAGATTATTTTTACCTCTGTACTCAGATTGGGTAGTGAGAGAGGGACAATCATGGGTGATGTGATTGGAAGCACCACTGTCCAAATACCAAGCCGAGTCAGGGAGAGTACTGGGTGAGGCAAACAAGGCTTGTTGATTGCTGGTGGAATGCGAAGGAGGTGGAGCCGAGGAGGTAGGAGGTGGAGCAGAACCACTAAAGGAAATGTCAAACCGGTGGTAGCACTTGTTAGCTAGATGACCAGGGCAATGACACAACTGGCACAGGGTGCGAGTCTGAGAACCACGACCACTATAGGAACGTCCACAACCACGGCCACGAGAGAAGGAACCACGGGGAGAGGAGAAAGGACGACGAGTCTGAGTGGCAACATTTGCAAAGGGAGGATGAGTATCAGTGTGGGAAGAGTGGAACTGATCAAGACGCATTTCATGGCTCTGAAGGAGGAACTGAACTTCTTGGAGAGAAACAGAGTCACAGGAGGAGGTAATGTTTACCACAACTGGATCATAGTCTTGACTGAGACCTGCTAAAATATATAAAAGTAACTCATCATCAGAAATCAATTTACCAGCAGCAGAAAGACTGTCAGCTAAGGTCTTCATTTGAAGGATGTAATCATGAATAGAGAGAGATCCATTTTTGAGGGTTTGCAGTTGCAAGCGAAGCTGAAGGGACCTAGCCTTCGACTGAGTGGTGAACATGGACTCAAAAACAGTCCAGATTTGATGGGAGGTGTCGCACCTCACAACATGACCCATCATGGGTTCAGTAATGGAGTTGAAAAGCCAACTCATTATAGAATGATCCGTACGCATCCACTGAGTATGAGCAGGATTGGGAAATCGGCCAGGATGAGGGCCAAGAGTGACTGTAGAGACAGGAGTGTCAAGAAATTGGGGAGGGCAAGGGATATTGCCAAGAAGAAAACCCTCTAAATAAAAAGCTCGAGCTGTACTAAGAACTAAGGATCGCCAATAGGAGTAATTGTGTCGATCTAACTTGATAGTGAGGGAAAGAAGATGttgaagaaaagagaaaggttGGGAGGGATTTGGAGCAGGGGAAAAGGGAAGAAGCGTGGGGCTGGTTGGGGAGTTGAGGACAGGAGGCGAAATAGAGGCAGAAGAAGGGGTTGAGGTAGAGACTGGTATATTCGTGGAGACTGATGAAGAATCTATTGAAGCTGGTGGTCAAAAGGCTACTGATACCAAGTttgaaaaagataaaaagaaataaaaggcTGAAAAGGAAATGTCAATTGCTATATCTTTTTCCCTGCTCACTCGAAAAAGGAGCAGTATATATTGTATTTATATTACAATGAGGAAACTCTGGAATATAGAGTACAGACAAAATCAGCTGTAAAAAGATGTACAGATAAAACTTTACAAAATAAAGGAATATTTCTGTAACATAAAGGTTTGTTTGTTTTGTGGTGCCATTAATGGTCCAAGCGGTTGGATTGTTGATTTGGTGTAAATGGCAATTCACCACCTTCCGAAAAAAAATCACCTGTCCCCAAATTTCCTGTCTCCTCCATGTCCCACAAATTATTTAAAGAcacttaatttatttatttaatatatatttaaattatttataattttctctTTTCCCAACTATACATAAATGTGGTGTCTTAAAATAATTGGTAGAACATGAAGATGACAAAGAATTAAGGAGAGCAGATTTTTTTTCCCACCTTCCTCAACTTGCACAAAATGGTACTTAAGAGCAACTCCAATGGGAGTTGCTTTAGGAAAAAGCTTGTCAAATGTGGGGTATATTAAATGAGGTGGATAGAtgattttaaaagaaaattggaAGAAAATGGGCAACGTTGCCACTGCTGGGCAACGTTGccttcaatattttatttatttatttttttatctgtTTTTTGATTGGTTAagcataataaaaaaattgtgattTAACTACTTAAGCTCCCATGCATTGGAGTTGCTCTGATAAGAGGTAAAAGCTGAGAACTTTTAAGGTTGAAAAGTCAAAgagaataataataattaataaagttAAAAGTTTTAAACAAGCACTATCTGTCAGTGAACTCAACTAAAAGGTAAACCATAGCAACATTCAAACCAAGGTAGCAAATTAGAATAACTTATTTTCATCCTATTATACAACACAACATTCTTGGGCAATGAAGATCACTTGGTCATTCTTGCATCACCACCACTCATGGGCACACATTTCTAGCAGGGGCCTTCgaggttgttttttttttgttgttgttattttttagtttttttggaTTGATGTTATGGGTTaatgtctttttttttaattgttcatTACTTATTACTTATTGTTGTGGAGTTAATGTGTAGTTGAGaccatatttaattttgtaattatgaaactttaaaattatattttttaaaattgagatagtaaaattgaaaaaaaaaaataagggttgtaaaaatgtaaaaaaaaacataaaaaatgtgtatatttatgaaaaaatctcTTATAGATATATTCCTAGAGTACTAACATATAGAGGCAAACTTAGAAGTAGATTCAGGATCAGACTCTTGTAGTTGTGGTAATTCTTGTTGGGcatttttgtttcttttcctaGAAGGTGCCATAACACAATTCATAatgaaaattaaacaaaatattaaattgaaaaaaaataaaatttattttttctatttaatattaattaaatttattatttaaaaataataataattttttgacATGTAGCTCTATAGGTGTCGCCATATGTATCTTAGTTGGCACTTAAGTTGCTTACATGACATTTAACATCTAAAATCGATAACTTGTTGTTTACCCTAAAACGACTCATGATGACGTGACaagattgacctacacgtggcagGCACGTGGCAACTTTAAGTGAATGAGTCATGTTTGACCATCGACCAAAGAGTTATTTATCAAGCCTCACGTTGGTCGCACGCTTTCATTTACTGCCTTgtggatacgcaatcttgtacTATTTGCATTCATTGTATTTTCCTTTATTATCTTAATACACatgtcttaattgtaattaaggcccatgagcccatgtaaccttcttgagcctataaataagaatcatagggctcaagggagggacttttggacttttgactCCATAACTTTGTTCTTTGTACTTAGAGAGAAGAATATAGTGTAATTATTTCATCGAAGTTGTAatcctcccaaggcttgtgaaactcgtgaaccctagttcgttgatcacagtgttgggattcaatatcaataattaagaacactaagtggatgtaggtcattaccatccaattggggccgaac
It encodes the following:
- the LOC133816814 gene encoding legumin B-like; this translates as MASSTSLLCFALFSLLLSHVCFAQIEQMPQRSQRGQQRQQRRWQSQCQFQRLNARQPNRRVECEAGVSEYWDIQNSENDNADELQCAGVETARHTIQRRGLLLPSFLNAPVMFYVIQGRGIHGAVIPGCPETFERGTSASSRGYTSQGSDEQHQKVREIREGDIVALPAGVADWVYNNGDSPLVLIAFVDVGNQANQLDQFSRRFHLAGNPHREQKTEQEARLRSQSRSQQRRQEEQNPNGNIFSGFDTRILAESFNIDTELANKLQNRDDMRERIVRVREDLHIIAPSRIQEEERRRYGRSEDYNGLEETFCTLRLRENIDRPSQADIFNPRGGRLTTLNSYNLPILRSLQLTAERGVLYKNGMMAPHFNLNSHSVVYVTRGSARVQVADDNGRSVYDGEVREGQVFVVPQNYAVVKKASSQGFEWIAVKTNNNAMRNPLAGKVSAMRAMPDDVLANAFRISREQARRLKYGRDEISVFSPSSQQSRWE